In one window of Maribacter sp. BPC-D8 DNA:
- the glmS gene encoding glutamine--fructose-6-phosphate transaminase (isomerizing) has translation MCGIVGYIGYREAFPIVIKGLQRLEYRGYDSAGIALFDGNQINLAKTKGKVEDLKNKAKEISQKGTIGIGHTRWATHGVPNDVNSHPHYSNSGELVIIHNGIIENYEAIKQELTKRGYIFHSDTDTEVLINLIEEVQKTEGVKLGKAVQIALNQVVGAYAIAVFDKKKPDEIVVAKLGSPLAIGIGEGEFFIASDASPFIEFTNNAIYLEDEEMAIIRLGKEIKLRKIKDDSVAYPRILELQMNLEEIEKGGYDHFMLKEIYEQPRAIKDTYRGRLLADQGLIRMAGIDLNMEKFLNANRIIIVACGTSWHAGLVAEYIFEDLARIPVEVEYASEFRYRNPVITDKDVLIAISQSGETADTLAAIKLAKEKGAFVFGVCNVVGSSIARETDAGAYTHAGPEIGVASTKAFTTQITVLTLMALKLAKAKGVFSESRYHEYLTELETIPSKVEKALQSNTLIEIIADVYKDSTNCLYLGRGYNFPVALEGALKLKEISYIHAEGYPAAEMKHGPIALIDEHMPVFVIATKKGHYEKVVSNIQEIKSRKGKIIAIVTEGDEQVRDLADHVIEVPETLESLTPLLTTIPLQLLSYHIAVMRNCNVDQPRNLAKSVTVE, from the coding sequence ATGTGTGGAATTGTAGGATACATAGGGTATAGGGAAGCTTTTCCTATAGTTATAAAAGGACTTCAAAGATTAGAATATCGTGGTTATGATAGTGCAGGTATTGCATTGTTTGATGGTAACCAAATCAATCTAGCCAAAACAAAGGGTAAGGTTGAAGATTTAAAAAATAAAGCTAAAGAGATTTCTCAAAAGGGTACTATTGGTATAGGTCATACCCGTTGGGCAACACATGGTGTTCCAAATGATGTTAATTCTCATCCTCATTATTCTAATTCAGGCGAGTTAGTAATAATCCATAATGGTATTATTGAAAACTATGAGGCTATAAAACAAGAGTTGACTAAGCGTGGTTATATATTTCACTCTGACACAGATACTGAAGTTTTAATTAATTTAATAGAAGAAGTTCAAAAGACTGAAGGTGTTAAATTAGGAAAAGCAGTTCAGATTGCACTTAATCAAGTGGTTGGTGCATATGCTATTGCGGTTTTTGATAAGAAAAAACCAGATGAAATTGTAGTTGCTAAATTAGGTAGTCCTTTGGCTATTGGAATTGGTGAAGGGGAATTTTTTATCGCTTCAGATGCATCTCCTTTTATTGAGTTTACAAATAATGCTATTTATCTTGAAGATGAAGAGATGGCTATTATTCGATTAGGAAAAGAAATTAAGCTTAGAAAAATTAAAGATGATTCAGTTGCTTATCCAAGAATTTTGGAGCTTCAGATGAATCTTGAAGAAATTGAGAAAGGTGGTTATGATCACTTTATGTTGAAAGAAATATATGAGCAACCAAGAGCTATAAAAGATACGTATAGAGGTCGTTTATTGGCTGATCAGGGTTTAATAAGAATGGCGGGAATTGACCTTAACATGGAAAAATTCTTAAACGCCAATAGAATTATTATAGTAGCTTGTGGTACTTCATGGCATGCTGGTTTAGTTGCTGAGTATATATTTGAAGATTTGGCAAGAATACCTGTAGAGGTAGAATATGCATCTGAATTTAGATATAGAAATCCTGTTATAACAGATAAAGATGTTTTAATTGCAATTTCACAATCTGGTGAAACAGCAGATACATTAGCCGCTATTAAATTAGCTAAAGAAAAGGGTGCCTTCGTTTTTGGTGTATGTAATGTAGTAGGGTCTTCTATTGCAAGAGAAACAGATGCTGGTGCATATACACATGCAGGACCAGAAATTGGTGTTGCATCTACAAAAGCATTTACTACTCAAATTACCGTTTTAACGCTAATGGCATTAAAACTGGCTAAGGCGAAAGGTGTTTTTTCTGAATCTAGATATCATGAATATTTAACTGAATTGGAAACAATTCCGAGTAAAGTTGAAAAGGCTTTACAATCGAATACATTGATTGAAATTATTGCTGATGTTTATAAAGATTCAACTAACTGCCTTTATTTAGGTAGGGGTTATAATTTTCCGGTAGCATTAGAAGGAGCTCTTAAGTTGAAAGAGATTAGTTACATTCATGCAGAGGGTTATCCTGCTGCAGAAATGAAGCATGGTCCTATAGCATTAATCGATGAGCATATGCCAGTTTTTGTAATAGCAACTAAAAAGGGGCATTACGAAAAGGTAGTAAGTAATATTCAAGAAATAAAATCTAGAAAAGGTAAGATTATAGCAATCGTTACTGAAGGTGATGAGCAGGTTAGAGATTTGGCAGATCATGTAATTGAGGTGCCAGAAACTTTAGAAAGCTTAACGCCGTTATTAACTACAATTCCTTTGCAATTACTTTCTTATCATATTGCAGTAATGAGAAATTGTAATGTAGATCAACCAAGAAACCTTGCTAAATCGGTTACTGTAGAATAA
- a CDS encoding TonB-dependent receptor, with protein sequence MRTILLLALMVIGTFGYSQTNINGNVVDQNNEPIPGANVVIVGTTIGTVTDFDGNFNLATSEVPPFKIEVSSIGYTSTKESITSASQTITITLNESQTFLDEVVISASRTPERIFESPVTVERIGVSEIKNTTAADFYGGLENLKGVDVNTNSLTFKSVNTRGFASFANTRFMQLVDGMDNSTPALNFPIGNLVGMVETDVLSVELLPGASSALYGANAFNGILFMRSKSPFDYEGISVSIKQGITSQQAAGDNSYTDFGIRAAHKFSDKFAVKVNFGYLKGTDWAANNQDDKTTPGGTRADLNYDGVNIYGDEVSTNIKEVALTLEGLGILPAGANALVPSEVVSRTGYSESDLTNYNAESIKADWGLFYRPIEDNSLELSYVGKVGTGNTIYQGTNRYNIKGFFQEQHKLEIKNDNFFVRGYVVGDKSGDSYDMVFTGININRAWKDDNTWFGEYTGAYVQATLGGATDEQAHAAARAQAESGRYLPGSPEFEAAFNRSVADPDLSTGSKFQDASKYYHADANYNFSHLIDWAEIQLGGSFREYDLNSSGTIYTDFDGPIRYSEFGIYSQVQKTLPFEGDKSLKLTGSVRYDKSELFDGFYSPRLSAGYTLSRNHNIRASAQTGFRNPTTQDLFIGLNAGRAILVGSAESNLDRYTRDYAVSASGQLLGQPSQITQTGGAAYTNSYSAASVTELGETGNPAVLEVSNPDLIKPEKVTSFEIGYRGKINKLVVDFSTYYNSYEDFISQEVVIAPFYGEAGDGALSVAAIANGDFQAYSAYTNTDANVNSYGASLGLDMKVLGNFDLGGSYTFTKLDFDREANPDVMLNFNTPEHKFKASFGNKELFDNFGFNVSYRFSDDYFWEATFGNGVVPEFHVVDAQINYDVPSIKSTFKLGGTNLTNKEYFTAFGTGYIGSMYYLSWTINN encoded by the coding sequence ATGAGAACAATACTACTTTTAGCATTGATGGTTATTGGTACTTTTGGGTATTCCCAAACCAATATCAATGGTAATGTTGTTGACCAAAACAACGAGCCTATACCAGGGGCCAATGTTGTTATTGTTGGCACAACCATTGGTACTGTAACAGATTTTGATGGTAATTTCAATTTGGCAACATCCGAAGTGCCGCCTTTTAAAATAGAGGTGTCAAGCATTGGGTATACTAGTACTAAAGAAAGTATTACTAGTGCAAGCCAAACCATTACAATTACTTTAAACGAGTCACAAACTTTTTTAGATGAGGTGGTTATTTCAGCATCTAGAACTCCAGAACGTATTTTCGAATCGCCGGTTACGGTTGAAAGAATAGGTGTTTCTGAAATAAAGAACACAACGGCTGCCGATTTCTATGGCGGACTAGAGAATTTAAAAGGTGTTGATGTAAACACAAATAGTTTAACTTTTAAATCTGTAAACACTAGAGGTTTTGCTTCTTTTGCAAATACGCGTTTCATGCAACTTGTAGATGGTATGGATAACTCTACGCCAGCATTAAACTTCCCTATCGGTAACTTGGTAGGTATGGTTGAAACAGATGTACTAAGTGTTGAATTATTACCAGGTGCTTCTTCTGCATTATATGGTGCAAATGCTTTTAATGGTATTTTGTTCATGCGTAGTAAGAGTCCGTTCGATTACGAAGGTATTAGTGTTTCTATCAAACAAGGTATTACTTCTCAGCAAGCGGCTGGTGATAACTCTTATACTGATTTCGGTATTAGAGCAGCACATAAGTTCAGTGATAAATTTGCTGTGAAAGTTAATTTCGGTTACTTAAAAGGAACTGATTGGGCTGCAAATAATCAAGATGATAAAACTACGCCAGGCGGTACTAGAGCTGATTTGAACTATGATGGGGTAAATATTTATGGAGATGAGGTTTCTACAAACATAAAAGAAGTAGCGCTTACTTTAGAAGGTCTGGGTATTTTACCTGCTGGTGCAAATGCATTGGTTCCTTCAGAAGTAGTAAGTAGAACTGGTTATAGTGAAAGTGATCTTACAAATTACAATGCAGAAAGTATAAAGGCTGATTGGGGTTTGTTTTATAGACCTATTGAAGATAATAGTTTAGAGCTTTCTTATGTTGGTAAAGTGGGTACGGGTAATACAATTTATCAAGGTACTAATAGATATAACATTAAAGGCTTCTTTCAAGAGCAACATAAACTTGAAATCAAAAACGATAACTTTTTTGTAAGAGGTTATGTGGTTGGCGATAAGTCAGGTGATTCTTATGATATGGTATTTACGGGTATCAATATTAACAGAGCGTGGAAAGATGACAATACTTGGTTCGGTGAGTATACTGGTGCATATGTGCAGGCTACTTTAGGAGGAGCTACAGATGAACAAGCACATGCTGCCGCTAGAGCTCAAGCAGAATCTGGAAGATATTTACCAGGATCTCCTGAATTTGAAGCTGCTTTTAATAGAAGTGTTGCTGATCCAGATTTATCTACAGGTTCAAAATTTCAAGATGCATCAAAATATTACCATGCAGATGCCAATTATAACTTTAGTCATTTAATCGATTGGGCAGAAATTCAATTAGGTGGTTCTTTCAGAGAGTATGATTTAAATTCTTCTGGTACTATCTATACAGATTTCGACGGGCCAATTAGGTATTCTGAATTCGGAATTTATTCTCAAGTTCAAAAAACACTTCCTTTTGAAGGTGATAAAAGTTTAAAACTAACCGGTTCTGTTAGATATGATAAGTCAGAGCTTTTTGATGGTTTTTATTCTCCAAGATTATCTGCTGGTTATACATTGAGCAGAAATCATAATATTAGAGCATCTGCTCAAACAGGTTTTAGAAACCCTACTACTCAAGATCTTTTTATTGGCTTAAATGCTGGTAGAGCGATACTAGTTGGTTCTGCTGAGAGCAACTTAGACAGATATACTAGAGATTATGCTGTAAGTGCAAGTGGTCAACTTTTGGGTCAGCCATCACAAATTACACAAACTGGTGGTGCTGCATACACTAACTCATATTCTGCTGCTTCGGTTACAGAATTAGGCGAAACAGGAAACCCTGCGGTATTAGAAGTTTCTAATCCAGATTTAATTAAGCCAGAAAAAGTTACCTCTTTTGAAATTGGGTACAGAGGTAAGATTAATAAGCTGGTTGTAGATTTTAGTACCTATTATAATAGTTACGAAGATTTTATTTCTCAAGAGGTTGTTATTGCTCCATTCTATGGTGAAGCAGGTGATGGTGCACTTTCTGTAGCTGCAATAGCAAATGGAGATTTTCAAGCATATAGCGCTTACACGAATACTGATGCAAATGTAAATTCGTACGGAGCATCTTTAGGTTTAGATATGAAAGTACTTGGTAATTTTGATTTAGGCGGTAGTTATACCTTTACTAAATTAGATTTCGACCGTGAGGCTAATCCAGATGTAATGTTGAATTTCAACACACCAGAGCACAAGTTCAAAGCATCTTTTGGTAACAAAGAGTTATTTGATAATTTCGGATTTAATGTGTCGTACAGATTTAGTGATGATTATTTCTGGGAAGCTACTTTCGGTAATGGCGTTGTTCCAGAATTTCATGTAGTAGATGCTCAAATTAATTACGATGTGCCAAGTATCAAATCTACTTTCAAATTAGGGGGTACGAACCTTACTAATAAAGAATACTTCACAGCATTCGGTACTGGGTATATTGGTTCTATGTACTACCTATCTTGGACAATTAACAACTAA
- a CDS encoding SGNH/GDSL hydrolase family protein, with product MKNLKYLYISLGVLAFTACNDPEDVDLEPEIMAEELPALTAGSADFSNYVSLGNSLTAGFTDGALFQASQNLSIPNLLSQKFSLVGGGSFVQPLTSDNIGGLALAGTRIQNPRLVFGGAGPVGLETLIGDVTVTTDIALNNPTGPFNNLGVPGAKSFHLLAPGYGNVANVQLGLANPYFVRMTGATPDISVLQMAVSQTPSFFSLWIGNNDVLGYATTGGDGTNPITPVSGAPGQGFDGSYGALIATLTAGGVQGVVANIPNVTDVPHFTTVPHNPLDPTNPDFGGQIATLNGIFGQLNQVYEFLGVPERSIKFSETKASEVVIRDETLTDLSAQIAGVLSASPTFPAFVQSFGLPVQAAPLVAGLLGNTYGQTREATASDLFVLPSAAIIGTVNLESVGALMAAGLPQALAGQFSVEGISLPLEDKWVLIPSEQEEIAVATAAFNQIIEATASQAGLAFVDANTLLNQLANGGITSGDFTLQSNLVTGGAFSLDGIHPTARGYALLANEFMKAIDATYGSNFETSGSLLNVGDYPTNYPATLQ from the coding sequence ATGAAAAACTTAAAATATTTATACATTTCTTTAGGTGTCTTGGCTTTTACAGCTTGTAATGACCCAGAAGATGTTGACCTTGAGCCAGAAATAATGGCAGAAGAGCTGCCTGCCTTAACAGCGGGATCAGCAGATTTTTCTAATTATGTTTCTTTAGGAAATTCATTGACTGCAGGTTTTACAGATGGTGCCTTGTTTCAGGCGAGTCAAAACTTATCAATACCTAATTTACTTTCTCAAAAATTCAGTCTAGTTGGTGGTGGTAGTTTTGTACAGCCATTAACTAGTGATAATATAGGTGGTTTAGCACTTGCTGGTACTCGAATTCAAAACCCTAGATTGGTCTTTGGTGGTGCGGGTCCAGTTGGCTTAGAGACTCTGATCGGAGATGTAACTGTTACTACAGATATTGCATTGAATAATCCAACAGGTCCTTTTAATAATTTAGGAGTGCCTGGGGCGAAAAGTTTTCACTTATTGGCACCTGGTTATGGTAATGTAGCCAACGTGCAATTAGGTCTTGCTAATCCTTATTTCGTAAGAATGACGGGTGCAACACCAGATATTAGTGTATTACAAATGGCAGTAAGCCAAACACCTAGCTTTTTCTCACTATGGATTGGTAATAATGATGTATTAGGATATGCTACTACAGGTGGTGACGGTACAAATCCTATTACACCTGTTTCAGGAGCACCAGGTCAAGGTTTTGATGGTAGTTATGGAGCTTTAATAGCTACCTTAACAGCAGGAGGGGTACAAGGAGTTGTTGCAAATATTCCTAATGTTACAGATGTACCACATTTTACAACGGTACCTCATAATCCTTTAGACCCTACTAATCCAGATTTTGGAGGACAAATAGCGACGTTAAATGGAATATTCGGACAGTTAAATCAGGTTTATGAATTTTTAGGAGTTCCAGAACGTTCTATTAAATTTTCAGAAACTAAGGCAAGTGAAGTGGTTATTAGAGATGAAACGCTAACAGATTTATCTGCTCAAATTGCGGGCGTCTTAAGCGCTAGTCCAACATTCCCTGCATTTGTACAGTCATTTGGCTTACCAGTGCAAGCAGCACCTTTAGTTGCTGGGTTGTTGGGTAACACTTATGGTCAAACAAGAGAGGCAACGGCTTCAGATTTATTTGTATTACCAAGTGCTGCAATAATAGGTACTGTAAATTTAGAATCTGTAGGTGCTTTAATGGCAGCAGGTTTGCCGCAAGCGTTGGCAGGTCAGTTTTCGGTTGAAGGTATCTCTCTTCCTTTAGAAGATAAATGGGTGTTAATACCTAGCGAGCAAGAAGAAATTGCGGTAGCTACGGCAGCATTTAATCAAATTATTGAAGCTACGGCTAGTCAAGCAGGTTTGGCTTTTGTAGATGCAAATACATTATTGAATCAATTGGCTAATGGTGGTATCACTAGTGGAGATTTCACTTTACAATCAAATTTAGTAACAGGTGGAGCCTTCTCTTTAGACGGTATTCATCCAACAGCTAGAGGTTATGCATTGTTGGCAAATGAGTTTATGAAAGCTATTGATGCTACATATGGCTCTAATTTTGAGACATCAGGTAGCTTATTGAATGTTGGTGATTATCCGACTAACTACCCGGCTACACTACAATAG
- the atpD gene encoding F0F1 ATP synthase subunit beta: MSKVTGKVSQIIGPVVDVEFQSGADLPRIYDSLEIVKKDNSILVLEVQSHVGENTVRTISMDSTDGLSRGVDVVATGSAIQMPVGDDVYGRLFNVIGDAIDGLGNLPKAGKAGLPIHREAPKFEDLSTSTEVLFTGIKVIDLIEPYAKGGKIGLFGGAGVGKTVLIQELINNIAKGHGGLSVFAGVGERTREGNDLLREMLESGIIKYGDEFMHSMEEGGWDLSKVDKEVMKGSKATFVFGQMNEPPGARARVALSGLTIAEYFRDGAGEGQGKDVLFFVDNIFRFTQAGSEVSALLGRMPSAVGYQPTLATEMGAMQERITSTKRGSITSVQAVYVPADDLTDPAPATTFAHLDATTVLSRKIAELGIYPAVDPLDSTSRILTAAILGKEHYDCAQRVKELLQRYKELQDIIAILGMEELSEEDKSAVGRARRVQRFLSQPFHVAEQFTGLKGVLVDIKETIKGFNMIMDGELDHLPESAFNLKGTIEEAIEAGEKMLTEA, translated from the coding sequence ATGTCAAAAGTTACAGGTAAAGTTTCGCAAATCATTGGACCCGTGGTTGATGTAGAATTTCAGTCAGGTGCTGATCTTCCTAGAATCTATGATTCCTTAGAAATTGTAAAAAAGGATAACTCGATTTTAGTATTAGAAGTACAATCTCATGTAGGTGAAAACACGGTAAGAACTATCTCAATGGATTCTACTGATGGTTTAAGCAGAGGAGTAGATGTAGTTGCTACAGGAAGTGCGATACAAATGCCAGTAGGTGATGATGTATACGGTCGTTTATTCAATGTGATTGGTGACGCTATTGATGGTTTAGGTAATTTGCCTAAAGCAGGAAAAGCTGGTCTTCCAATACACAGAGAAGCTCCAAAATTCGAAGATCTTTCAACTTCTACTGAAGTTTTATTTACAGGTATTAAAGTAATCGATTTGATCGAGCCTTATGCAAAAGGTGGTAAAATTGGTTTATTTGGTGGTGCTGGTGTAGGTAAAACAGTATTGATCCAAGAATTGATTAACAACATTGCAAAAGGTCATGGTGGTCTTTCTGTATTTGCTGGGGTAGGTGAAAGAACTCGTGAAGGAAATGATTTACTTCGTGAGATGTTAGAATCAGGTATTATAAAATACGGTGACGAATTCATGCATTCTATGGAAGAAGGCGGATGGGATTTGTCAAAAGTAGATAAAGAGGTAATGAAAGGTTCAAAAGCGACATTCGTTTTTGGTCAAATGAATGAACCACCAGGAGCACGTGCGAGAGTTGCACTTTCAGGTTTGACGATTGCAGAGTATTTCCGTGATGGAGCAGGTGAAGGTCAAGGTAAAGATGTACTTTTCTTCGTAGATAACATTTTCCGTTTTACACAAGCAGGTTCAGAGGTATCGGCATTATTAGGTCGTATGCCATCTGCGGTAGGGTACCAACCAACTTTGGCAACAGAGATGGGTGCTATGCAAGAGCGTATTACATCAACAAAAAGAGGTTCTATTACTTCTGTACAGGCAGTTTACGTACCTGCAGATGATTTAACGGATCCAGCACCGGCAACAACGTTTGCTCACTTAGATGCAACTACGGTATTATCTCGTAAAATTGCTGAGCTAGGTATTTACCCAGCGGTTGATCCTCTTGATTCAACATCAAGAATTTTAACAGCTGCTATTTTAGGTAAAGAGCATTATGATTGTGCCCAAAGAGTAAAAGAGCTTTTACAACGTTATAAAGAACTTCAAGATATTATTGCCATCTTAGGTATGGAAGAATTGTCTGAAGAAGATAAATCTGCCGTAGGTAGAGCAAGACGTGTACAACGTTTCTTATCTCAGCCTTTCCACGTAGCTGAACAGTTTACAGGTCTTAAGGGTGTATTAGTTGATATTAAAGAGACTATAAAAGGATTTAATATGATTATGGATGGTGAATTAGATCACTTACCAGAATCTGCTTTCAACCTTAAAGGTACTATCGAAGAGGCTATCGAAGCAGGTGAAAAAATGTTGACTGAAGCTTAA
- a CDS encoding F0F1 ATP synthase subunit epsilon, with the protein MYLEIVSPEATLFAGEVTSVTVPGINGEFQMLKDHAPIVSLLQEGKVKITGNISLEEEYASKFTKDASGSTVLQISSGTIELKNNRVIVLAD; encoded by the coding sequence ATGTATTTAGAAATTGTATCACCAGAAGCAACATTATTTGCTGGCGAAGTAACTTCGGTTACGGTACCAGGTATAAATGGTGAGTTTCAAATGTTAAAAGACCACGCCCCAATTGTATCATTGTTACAAGAAGGTAAGGTTAAAATTACAGGTAATATTTCTTTAGAAGAAGAATATGCCTCTAAGTTTACTAAAGATGCTAGCGGTAGTACAGTATTACAAATTTCTAGCGGTACTATTGAGCTTAAGAATAATAGAGTTATTGTACTTGCAGATTAA
- a CDS encoding helix-turn-helix domain-containing protein: protein MSIVVNLDNVLSERNLKSKELAEMIGITEANLSILKSGKAKAIRFSTLEAICKALDCQPADILAYEKE, encoded by the coding sequence ATGAGCATAGTCGTAAACTTAGACAACGTATTATCTGAAAGGAACTTAAAAAGCAAAGAGTTAGCAGAAATGATAGGTATTACCGAAGCTAACCTTTCTATTCTAAAATCAGGTAAAGCTAAAGCAATTCGTTTTTCTACACTAGAAGCTATTTGCAAAGCCTTAGATTGTCAGCCTGCTGATATATTAGCATATGAAAAGGAATAA
- a CDS encoding DUF2975 domain-containing protein: MKIFGPKSLSAFFYFIFRSVSIVLLTFLIYMEFAFITDRFTVNNGRFNMKIPLSGSSIDGNYQSSDILTISLILIFGILLLYLLSNIFKALKQTVIFNKGIIKNLKLLTILNLIIGPVLYFLIQYPIMHHNKLGNIHNLILLVIFGMISLFLTYVFQKGFSVQSENDLTI, from the coding sequence ATGAAAATTTTTGGTCCAAAATCACTTTCAGCATTCTTCTATTTTATCTTTAGAAGTGTTTCAATTGTACTCTTGACTTTTCTAATCTATATGGAATTTGCTTTTATTACCGATAGATTCACTGTAAACAATGGTAGATTTAATATGAAAATTCCTTTATCAGGAAGCTCTATTGATGGTAATTATCAATCTAGCGATATACTAACTATATCCTTAATTCTCATATTCGGAATTTTACTGCTCTATTTACTTTCTAACATTTTTAAAGCCCTAAAACAAACTGTCATATTTAATAAGGGCATCATCAAAAATTTGAAACTCTTAACCATCCTAAATTTAATTATTGGTCCTGTTTTATACTTTCTAATTCAATACCCAATAATGCATCATAATAAATTAGGAAACATTCATAACCTTATATTATTGGTCATCTTTGGAATGATTTCTTTATTTCTTACTTACGTGTTTCAAAAGGGCTTTAGCGTACAATCTGAAAACGACTTAACCATATAA
- a CDS encoding SMI1/KNR4 family protein — protein sequence MREFTILPKIQDFELDMIDNILEDNIPEDVRIYLKQYGGSSILECYYTDSKGLEWELNQFNLFHDLFKLTKEFKENGWGLKLPFAYDPGGWHYCLSFDKETYGKIIVNRWTDHSPEEQFVIIAESFEEFINGLEKNPEELI from the coding sequence ATGAGAGAATTTACAATACTTCCGAAAATTCAAGATTTTGAATTGGATATGATTGATAATATTTTGGAAGATAACATTCCAGAAGATGTGCGTATTTATCTTAAACAATATGGAGGAAGCTCTATTTTAGAATGTTATTACACAGATTCTAAAGGCTTAGAATGGGAATTGAATCAGTTTAACTTATTCCACGATTTATTTAAACTAACCAAAGAATTCAAAGAAAACGGTTGGGGTTTAAAACTACCTTTCGCATACGACCCAGGAGGTTGGCATTATTGTTTAAGTTTTGATAAAGAAACTTATGGAAAAATAATTGTAAACAGATGGACTGACCATTCACCAGAAGAACAATTTGTAATAATAGCCGAAAGTTTTGAAGAGTTCATTAATGGGCTTGAAAAAAATCCTGAAGAACTAATCTAA
- a CDS encoding GNAT family N-acetyltransferase, which produces MNLIYTTATTTEELIQILSLQEMNLKSSVSDLEMEQEGFVTVHHTLDVLTRMNDACPHIIAKDKDKVVGYALSMTEDFKDEISVLRPMFTELENVNIQNFITMGQICVAKTHRKMGIFRGLYSAMKIASYPTYDAIITEVDATNTRSLGAHYAVGFEKVCTYHSLDQDWELISLKTGSL; this is translated from the coding sequence ATGAATTTGATATATACGACCGCCACAACTACTGAAGAATTAATACAAATTCTCTCTTTACAAGAAATGAATTTAAAATCATCTGTTTCTGATTTAGAAATGGAACAAGAAGGTTTCGTTACCGTTCACCACACCTTAGATGTTCTCACCAGAATGAATGATGCCTGCCCGCATATTATTGCGAAAGATAAAGATAAAGTCGTTGGTTACGCGCTGTCAATGACCGAAGACTTTAAAGATGAGATTTCTGTTTTAAGACCAATGTTTACCGAATTAGAAAACGTCAACATTCAAAATTTTATTACCATGGGGCAAATTTGTGTTGCCAAAACCCATAGGAAAATGGGTATTTTCCGCGGACTTTACAGCGCCATGAAAATTGCTTCTTACCCAACTTACGATGCAATTATTACCGAAGTTGACGCTACCAATACCCGCTCTTTAGGAGCTCATTACGCCGTAGGTTTTGAAAAAGTATGTACTTATCATTCTTTAGACCAAGATTGGGAATTGATTTCTTTGAAGACGGGTTCATTATAA